The Xiphophorus couchianus chromosome 22, X_couchianus-1.0, whole genome shotgun sequence genome includes the window GATGGGAGTCACGTAGTCGTTCCCAGAGGAGAGTCCAGTTGTCTCCGTGTTTCGGTCCAGAGCCACGATGAAAGCGTCCGTCATGTCCCGGATGGCGCTCGACTCCATGGACTTCCTGTGCTCCATGACTTTATCCCGGATGAACGCCCCAAAGTCCCGGTTGAGGTTCTTGAAGTCCTCGAAGATGGTTTTGATTGGGTTGGGGAAGTACTGCAGCCACGGCATCACGTCAACGATGCTCCCCGCTCCCACGGTCTTGGTGAACTTGTCGTTCCTGCCCACCACCTCCCGGAACTCCGCATCCTCGTAGGTGTACCTCCTCCCGAAGCAGACGGCGCTCATCACGTTGGCGGTGGACACCACCAGGTCGGTGCAGGGCTCGAAGTACCGCTCCGCCCGCGTCTTCTCCACGAACCGCCGCAGAAGCTCCCTGAACTCGGCCAGGACGTGCTGCTCGAAGGTCCGCTTGGTCTGCGGGTTCCCGGTGGAGAACATGCGGACGGTGGACTGCGCCACTTTGCGGTGCGTCTTCCACCAGTCCGTGACGGTGCCGAACGCCAAGCTCTGGCCGTCGGCGATGAACCGGAAGGAGGTGAAGTCCGGCCTCCCGGCGAAGTCCAAACCCTGCTTGATGAGCGCCGGTCGGATGGCGCCGCCGTTCAGAACCACCACGGTTCGGCTGCCCAGCTGGATCTGGAACACGTCGCCGTACTTCCTCGCCATGCGGGTGCAGTACAGGTGCGGCGTGTTGCCGAGCTGCGCGGCGTTCCCGATAACGGGCCAGGCGAAGGGCCCCGGCAGGCCCGGAACGGCCCCGCGGCGCCGGAGCCACAGCCTGACGGAGAGCAGCAGAGCCAGGCAGGCCGCCAGCAGGGCGCCGGGAGTTAAACCGTTAACTGCGGGGAAACTCTGCAGATACGCTTCCATCACGCAGATCCTGCGGGACGAAAATAATGAAGTCAttactattaataataataattattattacaataataataataattattattactattattattataattataatagaTTTTATGGAGGTAATTCAGatagtttttatcttttgatGAATTAccttaaaagcaacaaaaaccagaTGGTTCCTCTACATTTCTGTTGCGGAGGTTTTGCAGCCGCAGACTTCCCGCTGCGTGTTTTCTGTCCGCAGCGCCGCGGCGGGTCTTTTATCTGCGGGCAGCTGCAGCATCACGGCCCGTCGGCGGCTCCGGTGCAGTGGGCAGGTTTGATgcggagggggtgggggggccACCGAACCTCCGCCTCTCCTCCCACcatcacctccacctcctccagctGAACCTCTCagcctcatcatcatcatcatcatcaccatcatcatcatcgccATCATCATCAGTGTTGATGAATGTTGCATATATTTCTTAttataaaccttttatttcGCCTTTTGCAGAACAGAATCTGACTGaatatttactaaaaatttaacaaaacatttacagactgATGATTCCTCTCAACATcattactttaaaacattttgtcacagcatttagtgttttattatttaaaagcaacacatttagATGAATTAAGTCAATCATaaatggattatttttatttatttttttatgaattttcatTATTATCAAGTTGGACGAACAGTTTAGCATCAGTattgcaaataataaaataagagatAAATCTTAATATTGCAgaatttattgtatttgtcttagaataatgaattaaaatcaatcacGACTAGAgcattatttatattattattatcctgATGACGTATTTTGAGCATGATAAAATATAGGACTCGAACAAAaccaggttttcttttctttttttattttatcacatgTCATAttgctggttttatttaattactagTTTAttgaagagaaaacatgaacCGCTGCAGTGACTCTCCAGCCGGAAGTGAAACGTGAAGCCGACATCCTGCAGGTTCAGCGGAGTTCAGTCTTTCTCATCTCGATCCgagcagaaacatttcagattaaaagctTTGCAGCTGCACAGCGAggcattaaaacaacaacaaactgaacatGTTTACGTCTAACTCTAAACTTtaaaggcaactttatttatatagcagcTTTCAGTCTAAAacaattcaaagttaaaaacaacataaaacaagagaaaaacaacccGAGAAGATTTAAGTCTGGGTGACAAATAAGGAAGCCGTGAGATCCAAAAAGGATTTCGCAGCGTTAGTAAATTTGAGGCAGAGTTTGTTATTAAATCCGTTCATATCTTGGGATTAAATCCCCACCAAGCTGCGTTTTCCTGCGGAGCCGCAAGGAGGCGAACCCGCAGATTTCCTCATCAACATGCGGTTCCGGGCGGGAACGTTACTGTAACCCCGATCCAACTGGAGGATTAATAAcatgaaatgtgtgttttatcaTCAAACCTGTGATTCAGATCAAACTTACAgcagtacatttattttaaaacctgcCGCTAATCACATAAATCTACtctgaaagtgtttttaatgttatttccttCTCGCAtttaattatcattattattattattattattattattagactTCATCTTGATtctctggatgtttttctgcaggaatgaagtttatttctgctttctgctgATGTTTTCTGGAGCTGCGCTTCAGCACCGCGGACAGCGGCTCAGACCGACTCAACATGTTTGAccctcagaaaaaaaacacattaactttatttttcaccaatcctaattttaaaaaactaaatgaaacgAGTATAAAGCCGCATTAACATAAAAGAGCATAAATATAGCGATTTATCCCTTAAAAAATGgtcttaatattttgtttctaaaatatattctactaggagataaaaaaataaactaatttgtctttttgaatAAACATAAGTCAAAATTTTTACTCTTATTAACattaatctttttaattttcccaAGACGCGAAGACAGTCTTGAatttattaatctgattaaatataaatgttttataaataattaaaattataattgaggttgttttttaagtgaaaaGGACGACGGGAGAAATTTTCCCTtttgtatatttgtgtttttagctaATCGACACTAAACGACACATTTCGCAGCGCcgaagttttttatttttatttctaaaatacatttaatgcaaaatgcaaaatgaactCACTGCGTAAAGACTCTCAGGCTCGCCGTCACTCCGATGACGTCACTCTGACCCGTCACAGTGTCCGCTGCTGATCCGAGGCCGGAGACAAACCAGTGGAAATGGTTCCCGCCTCTCTCCACGCGTGGAAATACATTGTTCTGTTTACTGCTTTATTTCTCACCTAATATcgcaaacaaacattttcaggcGTTTCGtgttaaacataaatattatttatttcagcagctCAAGTCACAATGTTCTGTTGTGGCCTACATCATCAGGGGACACCGCTGAGTTAGTCGGCACTCTGCACaaggaaagtttagtggaaggaaaatctgtGAAGAAAACCGATTGAAGGGTTTGGGAAACGGAGTAAATTTTGGGTTGAGGTTCAGTTTGACGTTTCCATATTTAGGAAGAAtcatagaaataaatgtttgcgTATTTAATCTGTTAAATTAAGGACTTTCCCTTTTTCAGTTGGCAGTCATCGtccaaatatgttttcattctttttggttaaaatgtattGAGTCAAATGTTGTGAGCGACACTCAAAAagcaatcaaaatattttacttcactTCATATTTCCTGATTTCTTGAAATATATCAAATTTACACTCTATTAAGGACTTCAAATATATAtggatctaaaaaaaataacttccttaactttcattttttctttaacttttagcATTGGCGACCCCACGGGGTGGTCAACGGGGGGCCATGGCCCCATCATTAAaaatggacggacggacagataGATAATACTGTATTGATGgccaaagggggaaaaaaaattcccacaaTAACAccaataataaaaatcaaaataaaaaaacaataaaaagtaattttcttcaATCAAGACATGAATGTAAAACaccataaataattaatttataaaaattaaaataaaataataatttatatattttttggtttatttattttattatcttaaaataaattcctctTTTATTGCAGTTGCATAATCTTgtgattatttcattcatttatttatgcattgtTCATGTCTGCTTCTGTTTAGAAAGGCAGTGGTGGGAAGTTATTTACATTCTGACAGTTTAAAGTTATTAAACGAGTCAAACGCAGTAATATTCAGTCATATTCCAATagataaaacacatgaaatggATCAATTCCACACTGACTGGTATTTCCAGTCTGTATAAAGTTTTCAAAGGAGGTTCATCAATAACAATGTGTAAGGTcatttaagcacattttcagcaacaaagcacttcaaagtgttttatatgaattaaaagaaaatcagaaaaattcatataaataaataaaccactgCGCCCCCAAAAGGTGGCGCCCATTTTCGTGTGGTCCCAAATCCTGGCATCTATTATTAGTTATTGCTGCAGTTCCACTCCTGCACTAATCGCTATGTAAACCCTGCGTGGCTCTTGAATAGCGCCCCAAATCCGCTCATTTGCTGGTGTTGGGAGGCAGAGCGGTTCGGTAATCCTGTCCGGGTTCGCAGCGCGGTGACCTCCAGCTGCAGCGGACACCGTGACCCCGCCGGGCTccgtctctccctccctccctcccgcCGCGGCTGGCAGCTCAGCCGCTCATCGCGTATGAGCGAGCATGGAGGTCATGCAGGAGCGCAGGAAGGCGTGTTGCAACCGACAGCTTGCAGTCacgctaagaaaataaattaaaaaaagaaacggcGCAGAGTGGAACTGCGGAAATTCCAGCCTGATGTGATTTCATCATTTGTCTCATTCACTGCATATTTGTACTATCACGAAGTGACGTCATCTGCAAACATTAGGCGGATTTATGAACGTTATTAGCGAAATGTTTCACAAGACgacattattttagtaaaaccTGAGGTAATCATCTGTGGTTGCGGCGCTGTCACGCACACAACTTCCGCTTAAAAACACGCAAAACCCGCTTGAACCACGGCGGTGGTTTACTGCTTTACTGTTTCTGAAAGATTCAAGTCACATTTTCTCACTAAAAACAGAACCAACTTAAACATGTTAATTTATCAAAAGGAATccaattaagtttatccaagttaattaaattgtcaaaataaagtaaataaacttcGTTTAATTAAGTTGGATCACCTGTTCTCTAAGTGTTTTCTGCCTTCTTGTAATGATGAATAatcttaaaatgaatgaatcttttattgcagttgaATAATCTTGCAATTACCTAAGTACTGTTAATGTCTGCTGCTCTTTAAAAAGGCAGGAAGTTATTTACACGCTCATTAAATCAGTCATAACCAATAATATAGGAcattgatgttttcaagcctttatttctatcatttttctgtttacaaccaacaaaacaacatttaatattaGAATCCTACATGTAAccaataaaaagtttaataagtgggattatagtaaagtatgtttaatatttttaatctaactATGACTGTACACCCTCTGTTATCAGAGTGCTGCTCAAAATATGTTATTAGCTTTTATGGCTAACTGTATTTAGCATGGTAGCAGTTTTTCAAACCTTCAGCTGGAGCAATTAAAATGGCTGTGATACTGGGCTGAAAAATGGCTGATTTGTCAATAATCGATCATTTAAATAATCCTCAACCAGTTTAGTAATAATCTAATCGTCATCTGAAGTcaacagactcaaaaaaaaagagcatttgctgaaagaacaacatcgTCGGAGCAGAAATTAATCTGAAACCGAACAaacatataataatatataaacattttgcatttaagatgaaagaAATATGCTTTTCCTGTAAATATGATCTACCTAACAGCTGCAGCCAAGCCCAGTCCATCACCTAGCAACATAAGATTCATTTTACCCGTAACCTAGCAACGCAAGCATCATTttacccgttacctagcaacccaagctgaaaTCCAGCACTGTGTGCTctgtataatggctgctggaaaagacaagtgttttgctgttgacttaCCCTGAAAGCACTTGCTGTATTCTTGGTTGTGTagaaggctccacttctgcttttcaaagatgtacagttgcaTAACTACTcctctgtttgcagccattttcaggtgTAAATGCTGAGCAGGGTGTGGCTGGAAGCAGCTGACtcaaaaaatcaaattaaaaagtaaatagaaattattggaatagttttgtgaaataaatgtaataaaaatgttttgtaatgaaaatcAGCCATAGACCAATTTTTACCTGCATCATAGGTCTCCTTTACTGGGACCAACTTATTTCCGACTCTATTTCTGAAAACTGCACACCATGTTTCAGTTATAATCTTGTGTTTAATGCAGCATGTTATTCCtaattttgcttgtttgttgttatatttttttatctttccgTGAACTTAAATACCAGATTCAACTCTTACGCCAACATTTCCAGGTTGTGGGACAATATTTCTATCGAtgcttctctctctttgctGCCATAATCAGGAGGACTTTTGGTTTCCGAGTCGTCtggttagtttttatttcttcttgtgTTCTGTTCGGTTTCCCCGGCCGCTGTCCGTCTTTGTGTTGACTCCTGGTTCCTCCCAGCTGCGGCTGCTGGTAATCAGCCACCTGTTCCACATCCCTCCCAGTACAAACTGGGTTTCCACCGTTCATTTCCAGGTTCTTCTGCTCCGTGTCCAACTCTGTTGCATTTCTCCTCTTGACTTACTttggctgctgctgtttccaaCTTTATAAGTTTTGCTTTCATAattgaacaaaaacttttacatttccataaaatgattttgtaaagttttccccacatttaagcattttcaaggtacattttaaaaaatttccaGCACCAAATTAACAAAAGACAGTTTCAACTCACTTTTATATAATAGAatttataatattattaataataacttGTGATTCTACAACAGGGACAAAttaacaacattttatgttaataaacaaaactggtctgagaacaaaacaataatttaacaaaaaaaatttgtcCAATTTCTATAACATAAAACTTATTGATCTCAGGATCAATAAGTCCTGAGaaattaggaataataaatattcattacactgaaacaatccaaacaaattcATATAAGGTGAAAAACtttactcaaattaaatgctagttccactggcaggttattttactttcagacatttttcccatgttaaaactgaaataactagtggaactagtactttgtcatcaatattaaggaattattgggTTAAAAccagctcttatatcttgctgaaaggttataAGTTAATTCTGTCTAattttaagtgtattaagatatttgcactcgAAACTAGACCAAAGATCCTTGGT containing:
- the cyp1b1 gene encoding cytochrome P450 1B1 — its product is MEAYLQSFPAVNGLTPGALLAACLALLLSVRLWLRRRGAVPGLPGPFAWPVIGNAAQLGNTPHLYCTRMARKYGDVFQIQLGSRTVVVLNGGAIRPALIKQGLDFAGRPDFTSFRFIADGQSLAFGTVTDWWKTHRKVAQSTVRMFSTGNPQTKRTFEQHVLAEFRELLRRFVEKTRAERYFEPCTDLVVSTANVMSAVCFGRRYTYEDAEFREVVGRNDKFTKTVGAGSIVDVMPWLQYFPNPIKTIFEDFKNLNRDFGAFIRDKVMEHRKSMESSAIRDMTDAFIVALDRNTETTGLSSGNDYVTPIIGDIFGASQDTLSTALQWIILILVKYPEIQTRLQLEVDRVVDRSRLPSVEDQAELPYVMAFLYEVMRFTSFIPLTIPHSTVTDTSIMGYAIPKNTVIFINQWSVNHDPATWSNPGTFDPERFLDPQGALNKDLVANVLIFSLGRRRCIGEQLSKMQLFLFTALLAHQCRIAADPAKTLPLDYKYGLTLKPLDYAIAVSLREDVTLLDAGAAQAVTNEQSAELQAKG